Proteins found in one Legionella pneumophila subsp. pascullei genomic segment:
- a CDS encoding interaptin — MILEEYIRMAKNKEFFDALKKIAESAKSDETLRNDTINVLDDILKTDPSDPEAFREIIVDNQDFWDEHDPGLMEFNEGLIFGPSTEEYLKSDDFLDSNDTTNSFQKLHQFAAEQRIKFDLVKSDVDTLVAILKNNPDECRAYIASKKPALGNFSEENVHGWKKDEYTSTNPPVTINKSTDVLPDEAINRIKKEAGELLLIKLINGSENTQLLKDLRDARTKPEAERAANALGFPVEGNGILFLSSDVIDALEERVEKLEQEAAKRGFDGYVQSLSHDALLTKKSGLESTTFSNFRDSLDEPYKTYLPESEWERAKGVLGTRYLQAVLSSGTQNLKDALNAKEAGALIAELKKPALLGPHDYIDKAVTEENLGSLKKSMMQSFIKNLKDETNLKALDALKALDGAKNLDKFKEVLGKLGITPADWVKDSDLKDMKQWARARQFELEINRISSLGSGAHSKLMSALTQLPVEKQREILAKPQQLRHLMNAYEPHVAEHYLGKNAPGLTELLTENKRLEGFRAIHNAEVARVLANFKPEITLNDKQVAAINRALNTANSNPNTYTQVADYKILIDAIKTQSGSVNEKDFYNAFNLNDNGGAFTSSTPRKDGMAKQQEHNKNLYIEYNNPDNSGNKKLLGVLLSLDKLVIFGIEGKPSTPTSSPITNYFLERLKASKTVEEYTDLLFGENPTDSGLKKLKQDCLRELTPTLFNEIKNDLRKQELLDTNPANVMTAIKVLSTELESIKGITEPIRTNTDKLKFINDIDPVHLYNPTFQGTARVKAAQMKERYEGLSRDCGLVVDQLRRQVVALEGHLKSLPKDNEFKAAGLTLEQKAEIKKLRTDLEAELSAVREDLDFYKKIQGKLETIVKEVDVAAKGKMHYYYQSEGIKRHPPVSRDQIPPLPNVPNPSLRSSGTTAITGSTGKIQEFLVGEKIPEGQIVVVDVSHKTAPKSGAPVETIGRYTQDNNVPDQVTSKKGQISKVPGSKFEILQFPTQVPPPTSRSGDPLVEAKVNFSMAMAADILASLDSPPTKDKPIRLRGSNPEELEYLYTALVILGEKNPKFKFSRDAIEVNSAVFHPDNVKGRLWGFSSNSLYSQVFTNTGLTETQNIIQSKIKHMQQMTDEKFGPQKEREKVDSKVQEITDKQSKMKKELNPVHKTTERTIEQEGPAPETPSTGMRK; from the coding sequence ATGATTCTCGAGGAGTACATCCGTATGGCCAAAAATAAAGAATTTTTTGATGCACTGAAAAAGATTGCAGAATCAGCAAAAAGTGATGAAACTCTTCGGAATGATACTATAAATGTTTTAGATGATATATTGAAAACAGATCCATCTGATCCTGAGGCTTTTAGAGAAATAATAGTGGATAACCAGGATTTTTGGGATGAGCATGATCCCGGTTTAATGGAGTTTAATGAAGGATTAATTTTTGGACCCAGTACAGAAGAATATTTAAAATCAGACGATTTCCTGGATTCGAATGACACTACAAACAGTTTTCAAAAGCTACATCAATTTGCTGCTGAGCAACGAATCAAATTTGATTTGGTGAAATCTGATGTAGATACTTTAGTTGCCATTTTGAAAAATAATCCTGATGAATGTAGGGCGTATATTGCATCCAAAAAACCTGCTTTGGGTAATTTTAGTGAAGAAAATGTTCACGGTTGGAAAAAGGATGAATATACTTCAACGAATCCTCCGGTGACAATTAATAAATCCACTGATGTTTTGCCTGATGAGGCGATTAATAGAATTAAAAAAGAAGCTGGAGAATTGTTATTAATTAAATTAATTAACGGTTCTGAAAATACTCAATTATTAAAAGATTTGCGTGATGCCAGGACTAAACCCGAGGCTGAGCGTGCTGCGAATGCCCTTGGTTTTCCTGTTGAAGGAAATGGGATATTGTTTTTGAGCAGCGATGTAATAGATGCTCTGGAAGAAAGAGTTGAAAAGTTAGAACAGGAAGCTGCCAAGAGAGGATTTGATGGTTATGTCCAATCATTATCTCATGATGCACTTTTAACCAAAAAAAGCGGGTTAGAAAGCACAACATTTTCAAACTTTAGAGACAGTTTGGATGAACCTTACAAGACGTATTTACCGGAATCGGAATGGGAGAGAGCCAAAGGGGTATTGGGAACTCGCTATCTTCAAGCGGTTTTATCATCAGGAACTCAAAATCTGAAGGATGCTCTCAACGCCAAAGAAGCCGGTGCACTAATCGCTGAATTAAAAAAACCTGCCCTTTTGGGACCCCATGACTACATTGATAAAGCGGTGACAGAAGAAAATTTAGGTTCGCTCAAAAAAAGCATGATGCAGAGCTTTATCAAAAATCTCAAGGATGAAACGAATTTAAAGGCACTGGATGCTTTAAAGGCATTGGATGGGGCTAAAAATCTGGATAAATTTAAAGAGGTACTGGGTAAGTTAGGTATTACTCCAGCAGACTGGGTAAAAGACAGCGACTTGAAGGATATGAAACAATGGGCGAGAGCGCGCCAGTTTGAACTTGAAATAAACAGGATCTCTTCTTTAGGTAGTGGGGCTCATTCGAAATTAATGAGCGCATTGACCCAGCTTCCAGTTGAAAAACAAAGAGAAATTCTGGCCAAGCCCCAGCAGTTACGCCATTTAATGAATGCTTATGAGCCTCATGTAGCAGAGCATTATCTCGGAAAAAATGCACCTGGGCTAACCGAGCTCTTGACAGAAAATAAAAGGCTGGAGGGATTTAGAGCCATTCACAATGCCGAGGTAGCCAGAGTTTTGGCTAATTTTAAACCTGAAATCACTTTAAATGACAAGCAAGTAGCTGCTATTAATCGGGCATTAAACACCGCCAATTCTAATCCCAATACCTATACTCAGGTCGCTGACTATAAGATCTTGATTGATGCGATTAAAACTCAATCTGGTTCTGTAAATGAGAAAGATTTTTATAATGCTTTTAATCTAAATGATAATGGCGGTGCTTTTACCAGTTCAACTCCTCGAAAAGATGGGATGGCTAAACAGCAAGAACATAATAAGAATTTGTACATTGAATACAATAACCCTGACAACTCAGGAAATAAAAAACTATTAGGTGTCTTATTAAGTTTGGATAAACTTGTAATTTTTGGAATAGAAGGAAAGCCATCAACACCTACAAGCTCACCTATAACAAATTATTTTTTGGAACGTCTAAAGGCCAGTAAAACCGTTGAAGAATACACCGATTTATTATTTGGCGAAAATCCGACTGATTCGGGACTTAAAAAACTTAAACAAGATTGTTTAAGGGAACTAACCCCTACTTTATTTAACGAGATAAAAAATGATCTCAGGAAGCAGGAGCTGTTAGATACCAATCCTGCTAATGTGATGACAGCAATCAAAGTTCTGAGTACTGAATTAGAGTCTATTAAAGGAATCACAGAACCAATAAGAACAAACACAGATAAATTAAAATTTATCAATGATATTGATCCGGTTCATTTATACAACCCAACCTTTCAGGGTACCGCCAGAGTGAAAGCGGCTCAAATGAAAGAAAGATACGAAGGTTTGTCCAGGGATTGTGGATTGGTTGTTGATCAATTAAGGCGTCAGGTGGTCGCTCTCGAAGGCCATTTGAAAAGTCTGCCCAAAGACAATGAATTTAAGGCCGCTGGTTTGACCCTGGAGCAAAAAGCGGAAATCAAAAAGTTGCGTACTGATTTGGAAGCGGAATTGAGTGCGGTGCGCGAGGATTTGGATTTTTATAAAAAAATACAGGGAAAGTTAGAGACTATTGTAAAAGAAGTGGATGTCGCAGCCAAAGGGAAGATGCATTACTACTATCAGTCTGAGGGTATCAAACGCCATCCTCCTGTTTCGCGCGATCAGATACCTCCATTACCCAATGTGCCCAATCCTTCCTTGAGATCATCTGGTACAACAGCCATCACTGGCTCTACTGGAAAGATACAAGAATTTCTTGTTGGTGAAAAAATACCGGAAGGACAGATCGTTGTTGTTGATGTGTCTCATAAAACGGCACCAAAATCCGGAGCTCCTGTTGAAACGATAGGACGGTATACTCAGGATAACAACGTTCCCGATCAAGTAACGAGTAAAAAAGGACAAATAAGCAAGGTTCCCGGAAGTAAATTTGAGATTTTACAATTTCCGACTCAAGTTCCGCCTCCAACCAGTCGAAGTGGTGATCCTCTGGTAGAAGCTAAAGTCAATTTTTCTATGGCGATGGCAGCTGATATTTTAGCGAGTCTGGATAGTCCTCCGACCAAGGATAAACCGATAAGATTACGTGGATCTAATCCTGAAGAGCTGGAATATTTGTACACTGCCCTGGTGATACTTGGTGAAAAAAATCCAAAATTCAAGTTTAGCCGTGACGCGATTGAGGTAAATTCTGCGGTATTCCATCCAGATAATGTAAAGGGACGGTTGTGGGGATTTAGTAGCAATTCATTATATAGTCAAGTATTTACTAACACAGGATTGACCGAGACCCAGAACATAATACAGTCTAAAATAAAACATATGCAACAAATGACTGATGAGAAATTTGGTCCTCAGAAAGAAAGAGAAAAAGTGGACTCCAAAGTACAAGAGATCACTGATAAACAAAGCAAGATGAAGAAGGAACTGAATCCGGTACATAAAACAACTGAAAGAACCATTGAACAGGAAGGACCGGCGCCTGAAACGCCAAGTACAGGAATGCGTAAGTAA
- a CDS encoding flavohemoglobin expression-modulating QEGLA motif protein — translation MTPSESGELLIIQELSQRIVEAQRQIRILDSIKWDESVKQEFFKFKGKKLPSIDKAYYDGKPLPFKVKDKQEEFRIILRDAQNQLGQYSTVTRLIRRQCEEYSRAAQMLSLRGTPSFSEMAMELYGSPDDVFYVGGPRMCEMGSLLFDVLKSLQVQLQSQADIKRYTPIQAQEILQERLGKFFDKHPGRVSVMVSDDMIADASAGADSIKLSQNAMFSDRDLRYLEVHEGWVHVGTTLNGALQPNCFFLSKGSPSSSVIQEGLAVITEVVTFSSYPGRMLKITNRVIALDKVTQGADFIDIYRYFLECGLSEEDSYNQSVRIFRGSTPTGGPFTKDLSYAKGFVLIYNYIRFAIGQKRVDTIPLLFAGKLVLDDLPLLGELKEREILTDPVYLPPPFQDLAALSAWMSFSLYLNQFDLNEIQKNFRFLLV, via the coding sequence ATGACGCCATCAGAATCAGGAGAGTTGTTAATAATACAGGAGTTGTCTCAGCGTATCGTGGAGGCGCAGCGTCAAATCAGGATTCTTGATAGCATCAAATGGGATGAATCAGTAAAGCAGGAGTTTTTTAAGTTCAAGGGAAAAAAACTCCCTTCTATTGATAAGGCTTATTATGACGGTAAGCCACTGCCATTTAAAGTAAAAGACAAGCAGGAAGAATTCCGTATCATTTTGCGTGATGCCCAGAATCAGCTAGGGCAATATTCCACCGTAACTCGCTTAATCAGGCGTCAATGCGAGGAGTATAGTCGCGCGGCCCAGATGTTATCTTTGCGGGGTACTCCTTCGTTTAGTGAAATGGCTATGGAATTGTATGGTAGCCCGGACGATGTGTTTTATGTGGGTGGACCGCGTATGTGTGAAATGGGTTCCCTGCTATTTGATGTATTAAAGAGTCTCCAGGTCCAATTGCAGTCCCAAGCTGATATCAAGCGCTACACTCCGATACAGGCTCAGGAAATTTTACAGGAGCGATTAGGAAAGTTTTTTGACAAGCATCCTGGCCGAGTGAGTGTTATGGTCAGCGATGATATGATTGCTGACGCTTCTGCTGGAGCTGACAGCATCAAATTAAGCCAGAACGCTATGTTTAGCGATAGAGATTTACGCTATTTGGAAGTTCATGAGGGCTGGGTTCATGTGGGAACGACTCTCAATGGAGCCTTGCAACCGAATTGCTTTTTCCTGTCTAAAGGTTCTCCTTCCAGCAGCGTGATTCAGGAGGGCTTGGCAGTCATTACTGAAGTCGTGACATTTTCTTCTTATCCAGGTCGGATGTTGAAAATTACAAACCGGGTGATTGCCCTGGATAAGGTGACTCAAGGAGCGGATTTTATTGATATTTATCGCTATTTCCTGGAATGCGGATTATCAGAGGAAGACAGCTATAATCAATCAGTACGTATCTTTAGAGGCAGCACACCAACAGGTGGCCCATTTACCAAGGATTTATCCTATGCCAAGGGATTTGTGTTAATTTACAATTACATACGCTTTGCTATAGGCCAAAAAAGAGTCGACACAATCCCACTATTATTTGCCGGCAAGCTGGTTTTGGATGATTTACCTTTGTTAGGGGAGTTAAAAGAGCGCGAGATTTTAACGGATCCAGTGTATCTTCCACCTCCTTTCCAGGATTTGGCTGCTTTAAGTGCATGGATGAGTTTCTCTCTGTATTTGAACCAGTTTGACTTAAATGAAATTCAAAAAAACTTTCGATTTTTGTTGGTTTAA
- the dapA gene encoding 4-hydroxy-tetrahydrodipicolinate synthase has translation MFSGSIVALVTPMRNDSVDVHHLRELVEFHIAKGTHALVAAGTTGEAGTLSHSEKLLVIKTVIEQAKERVPVIAGTAMNATKDCIELTQQAMEYGAHAALIMTPAYIKPTQEGLYQHYSHIAQSVAIPIILYNVPGRTACDMLPETVARLAKISNIIGIKEATGQMTRLQQILRLCEGSIDVYSGDDLTAAQWLLAGAKGVISVTANVAAKLMAKMCDLAMDDDQAGCLRVQEQLMPLHELMFVESNPIPVKWAMKKMGLIGGELRLPMTELSEKHHQALEKVLKNLELI, from the coding sequence ATGTTCAGTGGAAGTATAGTAGCCTTGGTAACCCCGATGCGAAATGACAGCGTCGATGTTCATCATCTGCGAGAGCTGGTTGAATTTCACATAGCCAAGGGAACTCATGCCTTGGTTGCGGCTGGTACAACTGGTGAGGCTGGTACTTTATCACATAGTGAAAAACTTCTGGTTATCAAAACAGTCATTGAACAGGCAAAAGAAAGAGTGCCAGTGATTGCAGGTACTGCTATGAATGCGACCAAGGATTGTATTGAACTAACTCAACAAGCCATGGAATATGGGGCGCATGCTGCATTAATTATGACGCCAGCCTATATAAAACCTACTCAAGAGGGGTTGTATCAGCACTACAGTCATATTGCTCAATCTGTGGCTATTCCAATTATTTTATATAATGTTCCAGGTAGAACAGCTTGCGATATGTTGCCTGAAACGGTAGCAAGACTGGCTAAAATCTCGAATATAATAGGAATAAAGGAAGCAACCGGACAGATGACTCGTTTGCAGCAAATTTTGCGCTTGTGTGAAGGGAGTATTGATGTTTACAGTGGCGATGATTTGACAGCTGCCCAATGGTTGTTGGCCGGGGCTAAAGGTGTTATTTCAGTCACGGCAAATGTGGCCGCTAAATTGATGGCAAAAATGTGTGATTTGGCAATGGATGATGATCAAGCAGGATGTTTGCGTGTTCAAGAACAATTAATGCCTTTACATGAACTTATGTTTGTGGAATCGAATCCAATTCCAGTGAAGTGGGCTATGAAAAAAATGGGATTGATTGGAGGGGAATTAAGATTACCTATGACGGAGTTGTCTGAAAAACATCATCAGGCTTTGGAAAAGGTATTGAAGAATTTAGAGTTGATATAA
- a CDS encoding glycine zipper domain-containing protein: MKKIIPMLFFIGISTTMMVGCTNTQVGTAVGAAAGAGIGYGVSGGSALGTAIGAGAGALVGGSIGQEQDRREYYYYSGYPYYYY, encoded by the coding sequence ATGAAAAAGATTATACCAATGTTGTTTTTCATAGGGATATCAACCACTATGATGGTAGGTTGCACGAATACTCAAGTTGGAACAGCAGTTGGAGCAGCTGCAGGTGCTGGTATTGGCTATGGAGTTTCTGGAGGATCAGCATTAGGAACTGCGATTGGCGCAGGAGCTGGTGCATTGGTAGGTGGCTCCATCGGTCAAGAACAAGACAGACGTGAGTATTATTACTACAGCGGTTACCCCTATTATTACTACTAA
- a CDS encoding 3-hydroxybutyrate dehydrogenase has protein sequence MKLKNKVAIVTGAASGIGKEIALVYAREGAKVAIADLNLDQASHVAEEIKSSGGQAMAVAMNVTDETQVNQGVDKVANHFGGVDVLVSNAGIQIIESVDKLAFSDWKKMLAIHLDGAFLTTKACLKYMYASGNGGSIIYMGSVHSKEASVLKAPYVTAKHGLLGLCKVVAKEGGTHKVRANVICPGFVRTPLVDKQIPEQAKELGISEEDVIKKVMLKETVDGEFTTTDDVAQTALFFASFESNALTGQSLVVSHGWFME, from the coding sequence ATGAAACTGAAGAATAAAGTCGCTATTGTAACAGGGGCAGCAAGCGGAATTGGTAAAGAAATTGCCCTTGTTTACGCTAGAGAAGGGGCAAAGGTAGCAATCGCTGATCTGAATCTTGATCAGGCAAGTCATGTAGCAGAGGAAATCAAATCATCAGGCGGACAGGCAATGGCTGTTGCCATGAATGTAACCGATGAAACACAAGTCAATCAGGGTGTGGATAAAGTAGCCAATCACTTTGGAGGAGTTGATGTTTTAGTCAGCAATGCTGGCATTCAAATCATCGAATCAGTTGATAAATTAGCCTTTTCAGACTGGAAAAAAATGCTCGCTATCCATTTGGATGGTGCCTTTTTAACTACTAAAGCTTGCTTAAAATACATGTATGCCTCAGGCAATGGCGGCAGTATCATTTATATGGGCTCTGTGCATTCCAAAGAAGCCTCTGTACTCAAAGCACCTTATGTGACTGCCAAACACGGTCTTTTGGGCTTATGCAAAGTAGTTGCCAAAGAAGGGGGCACTCACAAGGTCAGAGCCAATGTTATATGCCCGGGATTTGTCCGCACTCCTCTCGTTGATAAACAAATTCCAGAGCAAGCAAAGGAATTAGGCATCAGTGAAGAAGACGTCATTAAGAAGGTGATGCTAAAGGAAACAGTTGATGGGGAGTTCACCACCACAGACGATGTGGCTCAAACCGCTTTATTTTTTGCGTCCTTTGAATCAAATGCGCTTACAGGACAATCATTGGTAGTAAGTCATGGTTGGTTCATGGAGTAA
- a CDS encoding patatin-like phospholipase family protein: MTRTKKSATQVEYPHIACSFQGGGALGAYQAGVLHALNEVGYHPHWYVGTSIGAINAAIAAGNSDKERIEKMYQFWESIATPSAVNESALLDDQISRKVQHLIAAHSALLLGQPGFFVPRFPSPDFGWHNSPDLLSYYDTSPLHNSLEKFIDFDRLNNNKVTRISVGAVEVSSGMMTYFDSYKQKIGPEHIMASGALPPGFPAVKVDGKYYWDGGISSNSPVNYILNHNNQKQLLCFMIHLFDSFGMVPTSMDEVLKRKKDIEFSSRFIKLINLHKEIYDLRNTIHILSNHISPEEKSKPEIKECIKKGHPSSISLIRFLYEHDETELSSKDYEFSMKSIHERIQKGYDDGKKAIKKSPWNQSVPMTEGIALYDMSTKDTMKKYQD; this comes from the coding sequence ATGACTCGAACTAAAAAGTCTGCAACACAGGTTGAGTATCCCCACATTGCATGCAGCTTTCAAGGCGGAGGCGCTTTGGGCGCTTATCAGGCAGGAGTATTGCACGCTTTAAATGAAGTGGGATACCACCCTCATTGGTACGTGGGAACCTCAATTGGAGCAATTAACGCTGCCATTGCTGCAGGTAACTCTGATAAAGAGCGGATAGAAAAAATGTATCAATTCTGGGAATCTATCGCTACTCCTTCTGCCGTCAATGAATCAGCCCTTCTCGATGATCAGATAAGTCGAAAAGTTCAACACTTAATTGCTGCTCATTCGGCTTTACTCCTGGGCCAGCCCGGTTTTTTTGTACCTCGTTTCCCTTCTCCGGATTTCGGTTGGCATAACAGTCCTGATTTATTAAGTTATTATGATACTTCTCCCCTGCATAACAGTTTGGAAAAGTTTATCGATTTTGATCGCCTGAATAACAATAAGGTAACACGAATCAGTGTAGGAGCCGTTGAGGTAAGTAGCGGCATGATGACTTATTTTGATTCCTATAAACAAAAAATTGGGCCTGAACACATTATGGCGAGCGGCGCGCTTCCTCCTGGCTTCCCGGCGGTTAAAGTCGATGGTAAATATTACTGGGATGGTGGCATATCAAGTAATTCACCAGTCAATTATATCCTCAATCATAACAATCAAAAACAGCTGCTTTGTTTTATGATTCATTTGTTTGATTCTTTTGGTATGGTTCCCACCTCAATGGATGAGGTATTAAAACGTAAAAAGGACATTGAGTTTTCAAGTCGGTTTATAAAATTAATCAACCTTCACAAGGAAATTTATGATTTAAGAAACACGATTCATATTTTATCAAACCATATTTCTCCAGAGGAAAAATCAAAACCTGAAATAAAGGAATGTATTAAAAAGGGACACCCTTCCTCTATTTCACTGATTCGATTTTTATATGAGCACGATGAAACGGAATTGTCTTCAAAAGATTACGAATTCTCCATGAAATCCATTCATGAACGCATTCAAAAAGGTTATGATGATGGTAAAAAAGCGATAAAAAAATCGCCATGGAATCAATCAGTCCCAATGACTGAAGGTATAGCACTGTATGACATGTCTACCAAAGACACTATGAAAAAATATCAAGATTAA
- the motA gene encoding flagellar motor stator protein MotA produces MLIIVGYIVILLCVFGGFSLTGGHLAAIFQPVELLIIGGAAIGSFIVGNNITVLKSVLKALPATFRGQKSAKQASSDLLSLLYHLLSKARQQGLMSLETDIDEPDKSPIFTSYPNLMSKHHLIEFICDYLRLIITSNMQPFQLESLMDMEIESHHEEEMIPANAITKLADAMPAFGIVAAVLGVVHTMESISLPPSELGVLIAHALVGTFLGILIGYGFVGPIATAMEQNANQNQLMLQCIKVTILASLHNNPPIIATEFGRKVLFTSQRPSFNQLNDEIKNAKTAQATTQNSETTEATSS; encoded by the coding sequence ATGTTAATTATAGTAGGCTATATTGTAATACTACTCTGTGTGTTTGGTGGATTCAGCCTGACAGGCGGCCATCTCGCCGCTATCTTTCAACCCGTTGAATTATTGATAATTGGAGGGGCCGCTATAGGTTCCTTTATCGTTGGTAATAATATTACTGTTTTAAAATCTGTGCTAAAAGCTCTGCCTGCTACATTTCGCGGTCAGAAATCAGCAAAGCAAGCATCCAGTGATTTGTTAAGCCTTCTATATCATTTACTCAGCAAAGCACGGCAACAAGGATTAATGTCACTGGAAACTGACATTGACGAACCAGATAAAAGCCCCATTTTTACCAGTTATCCTAATTTAATGAGTAAACACCATTTAATAGAGTTTATTTGTGATTACTTAAGATTGATTATTACTTCAAACATGCAGCCGTTTCAATTGGAAAGCTTGATGGACATGGAGATTGAATCTCACCATGAAGAAGAAATGATCCCGGCCAATGCCATCACCAAACTGGCTGATGCCATGCCTGCTTTTGGTATCGTTGCAGCAGTATTAGGTGTTGTCCATACCATGGAATCCATCAGCTTACCTCCCTCTGAATTGGGAGTTTTAATCGCCCACGCGTTAGTGGGAACCTTTTTAGGTATTTTAATCGGTTATGGTTTTGTTGGGCCTATCGCTACCGCCATGGAACAAAATGCCAATCAAAATCAATTAATGCTGCAATGTATAAAAGTTACCATACTGGCAAGTTTGCACAACAATCCCCCTATTATTGCTACTGAATTTGGCCGTAAAGTATTATTTACGTCACAAAGACCTTCATTTAATCAGTTAAATGATGAAATAAAAAATGCCAAAACCGCTCAAGCAACAACTCAAAACTCTGAAACAACAGAAGCTACGTCCAGTTAG
- the motB gene encoding flagellar motor protein MotB: MSEINDISDPIKDDLEKKDKREKKEKTAHFTPVIKKIKKNDHKHHGGSWKIAFADFVTAMMAFFLLMWLVASLNKAQKAGIAEYFKQPMKVALFGGESMGNRKATIKGGGPNIEDTDGQVSATNKPLINESIAKDKEIVESQANEIKKLEELKAEINLSMEKDPSLAGLKKQLLMDVVSDGLRIQLIDNQKKPMFDVGSDKINPEIEPILANIAKLLNSVPNKITIQGHTDANPYHNPDELEYTNWELSAQRANAARRALIKAGMDENKVMTVTGYSSTVLLDKANPYNPENRRISIIVMKKGAENKIKVNK, from the coding sequence ATGAGCGAAATAAACGATATCAGCGACCCAATCAAAGATGATCTGGAAAAAAAGGACAAACGGGAAAAAAAAGAAAAAACCGCTCACTTTACTCCTGTCATTAAAAAAATCAAAAAAAATGATCATAAGCATCATGGTGGTTCATGGAAAATAGCCTTTGCTGATTTTGTAACTGCGATGATGGCCTTCTTTCTGCTCATGTGGTTAGTTGCTTCATTAAACAAAGCCCAAAAAGCAGGTATTGCCGAGTATTTTAAACAACCAATGAAAGTAGCACTGTTTGGTGGAGAAAGTATGGGGAATAGAAAAGCAACGATTAAAGGAGGAGGCCCTAATATTGAAGACACAGATGGCCAGGTTTCTGCCACTAATAAACCTTTAATCAATGAGAGCATAGCAAAAGATAAAGAAATTGTTGAATCTCAAGCGAATGAAATAAAAAAACTTGAAGAGTTGAAAGCAGAGATCAATTTAAGCATGGAAAAAGATCCCTCTCTTGCTGGTCTAAAAAAACAACTCCTGATGGATGTGGTTTCCGATGGATTGCGTATTCAACTGATAGACAATCAGAAAAAACCGATGTTTGATGTGGGCTCTGATAAAATCAATCCCGAAATTGAGCCCATCCTTGCCAATATCGCAAAACTACTCAATTCTGTACCCAATAAAATAACCATTCAAGGCCATACTGATGCCAATCCTTATCATAATCCTGATGAGTTGGAGTACACCAACTGGGAATTATCTGCGCAAAGAGCAAATGCAGCAAGACGCGCACTGATAAAAGCTGGCATGGATGAAAACAAAGTCATGACTGTCACAGGTTATTCTTCCACTGTTCTTCTCGATAAAGCAAATCCCTACAACCCTGAAAATCGGCGTATTAGCATCATTGTCATGAAAAAAGGGGCAGAAAACAAAATCAAGGTCAATAAATAA